A genomic region of Azoarcus sp. KH32C contains the following coding sequences:
- the hfq gene encoding RNA chaperone Hfq, with the protein MSNKGQLLQDPFLNTLRREHVPVAIYLVNGIKLQGQIESFDQYVVLLKNTVTQMVYKHAISTVVPARPVNIQQSDAGEGNS; encoded by the coding sequence ATGAGCAACAAAGGGCAACTTCTACAAGACCCGTTCCTGAACACCCTGCGCAGGGAGCACGTCCCCGTCGCGATCTATCTCGTCAACGGCATCAAGCTGCAGGGGCAGATCGAATCCTTCGACCAGTACGTGGTGCTGCTGAAGAACACGGTCACGCAGATGGTCTACAAGCATGCGATCTCGACTGTCGTGCCGGCTCGTCCCGTGAATATCCAGCAATCGGATGCGGGTGAAGGCAATAGCTGA
- the der gene encoding ribosome biogenesis GTPase Der produces the protein MKPTIVLVGRPNVGKSTLFNRLTRTRDALVADQPGLTRDRHYGIGRVGERDYLVVDTAGFDPVAKTGIMHEMARQAEQAIAEADALLFLVDGRMGLTPHDEQIAERLRRAGRPVHLIVNKSEGMDRAIVAAEFHALGLGDPLPISAAHGDGVKQLVDHVLAEFPTDGEDEEQASGGPRIAIVGRPNVGKSTLVNSLLGEERVIAFDMPGTTRDAIAIPFERGGRDYTLIDTAGLRRRGKVFEAIEKFSVIKTLQAIEQANVAVLVLDASQDISDQDAHIAGFILDSGRALVVAVNKWDSVDDYRRELIKRDIAHKLGFLSFARFHYISALKGAGVAAVMKSVDGAYAAATVNLSTPRLTRTLQAALTKQAPPRHGIFRPKMRYAHQGGSNPPIVVIHGAALEHVPNSYVRYLERTFMDAFKLQGTPLRIQFKSSHNPYITKE, from the coding sequence GTGAAACCCACAATCGTTCTGGTTGGCCGCCCCAACGTCGGCAAGTCGACCCTTTTCAATCGCCTCACGCGCACGCGTGATGCGCTGGTGGCTGACCAGCCCGGCCTGACGCGCGATCGCCACTATGGCATCGGGCGCGTCGGCGAACGGGACTACCTCGTCGTCGATACTGCCGGCTTCGATCCGGTCGCCAAGACCGGCATCATGCACGAGATGGCCCGTCAGGCCGAACAGGCGATCGCCGAAGCCGACGCGCTGCTGTTCCTCGTTGACGGCCGCATGGGTCTCACGCCGCACGACGAACAGATCGCGGAGCGCCTGCGCCGTGCCGGACGGCCCGTGCACCTGATCGTCAACAAGTCCGAAGGCATGGACCGCGCGATCGTCGCGGCCGAATTCCATGCGCTGGGCCTCGGCGACCCGCTGCCCATCTCCGCCGCCCATGGCGACGGCGTCAAGCAGCTCGTCGACCACGTGCTGGCGGAATTTCCGACTGACGGCGAAGACGAAGAGCAGGCGAGCGGCGGACCGAGGATCGCCATCGTCGGCCGTCCGAACGTCGGCAAGTCGACGCTCGTGAACAGCCTCCTCGGCGAAGAGCGCGTCATCGCCTTCGACATGCCCGGCACCACCCGCGACGCCATCGCGATCCCCTTCGAGCGCGGCGGCCGCGACTACACGCTGATCGACACCGCCGGCCTGCGTCGGCGCGGCAAAGTCTTCGAGGCGATCGAGAAGTTCTCCGTGATCAAGACGCTGCAGGCGATCGAGCAGGCCAACGTCGCCGTGCTCGTGCTCGATGCCTCGCAGGACATCTCCGACCAGGACGCGCACATCGCCGGCTTCATCCTCGATTCCGGACGGGCGCTGGTGGTGGCCGTCAACAAGTGGGACAGCGTCGACGACTATCGTCGCGAGCTCATCAAGCGCGACATCGCCCACAAGCTCGGTTTTCTGTCCTTCGCGCGCTTTCACTACATCTCGGCGCTGAAGGGGGCCGGGGTGGCCGCGGTGATGAAGTCTGTCGACGGCGCATACGCCGCCGCGACGGTGAATCTCTCTACGCCGCGCCTGACGCGCACGCTGCAGGCAGCGCTCACGAAGCAGGCACCGCCCCGCCACGGGATCTTCCGGCCCAAGATGCGCTACGCCCACCAGGGTGGCAGCAATCCGCCGATCGTCGTGATCCATGGTGCCGCGCTCGAGCACGTACCGAACTCTTACGTTCGCTACCTTGAACGCACCTTCATGGATGCGTTCAAATTGCAGGGCACCCCCCTGCGTATACAATTCAAGTCCTCACACAACCCCTATATCACAAAAGAATAA
- a CDS encoding adenylosuccinate synthase yields the protein MAKNVVVVGTQWGDEGKGKIVDWLTDHAKGVVRFQGGHNAGHTLVIGANEYKLNLVPSGIVREGVACYIGNGVVLDTHHLLSEIRTLEAGGIKVRERLRISPGCPLILGYHSALDRAREAAKAACDKIGTTGKGIGPTYEDKVARRALRVYDLFDKERFAEKLRANLEYHNFVLTQHLGAEAVEFQPVFDQAMADADEIRPMVADVSAELYAVNKSGGSLLFEGAQGTLLDIDHGTYPFVTSSNCVAGQAAAGSGVGPGRLHYVLGITKAYCTRVGGGPFPTELDIETAGVPGYQMSTKGREFGTVTGRKRRCGWLDLAALKRSIIINGVTGLCITKLDVLDGLTELKLCTGYMLDGQRVDLLPMGSEEVTRCEPIYETMAGWSGTTFGAQSWDALPQEARAYLHRIEEIIEVPIDVISTGPERDETILRRHPFGA from the coding sequence ATGGCAAAGAACGTGGTGGTTGTCGGTACCCAGTGGGGCGACGAGGGCAAGGGCAAGATCGTTGACTGGCTGACGGATCACGCCAAGGGCGTGGTGCGTTTCCAGGGCGGTCACAACGCCGGCCATACGCTGGTGATCGGCGCCAACGAATACAAGCTGAACCTCGTGCCGTCCGGCATCGTGCGCGAAGGCGTGGCCTGCTACATCGGCAACGGCGTCGTGCTCGACACGCATCACCTGCTGTCGGAAATCCGCACGCTGGAAGCTGGCGGCATCAAGGTGCGCGAGCGCCTGCGCATCAGCCCGGGCTGCCCGCTGATCCTCGGCTACCACTCGGCGCTCGACCGCGCGCGCGAGGCCGCCAAGGCCGCTTGCGACAAGATCGGCACGACCGGTAAGGGCATCGGCCCGACCTACGAGGACAAGGTCGCCCGCCGTGCGCTGCGCGTCTATGACCTTTTCGATAAAGAGCGTTTCGCCGAGAAGCTGCGCGCGAACCTCGAATACCACAATTTCGTGCTGACCCAGCACTTGGGCGCCGAGGCGGTCGAGTTCCAGCCGGTGTTCGACCAGGCGATGGCCGACGCCGATGAGATCCGCCCGATGGTCGCCGATGTGTCGGCCGAGCTGTACGCCGTGAATAAGTCCGGCGGCAGCCTGCTGTTCGAAGGCGCGCAAGGTACGCTGCTCGACATCGACCATGGCACTTATCCCTTCGTGACCTCCAGCAACTGCGTTGCCGGTCAGGCTGCGGCGGGGTCGGGCGTCGGTCCGGGCCGTCTGCACTACGTGCTGGGCATCACCAAGGCCTACTGCACGCGCGTTGGCGGCGGTCCCTTCCCGACCGAGCTGGACATCGAGACCGCCGGCGTGCCGGGCTACCAGATGTCGACCAAGGGCCGCGAATTCGGCACCGTCACGGGGCGCAAGCGCCGCTGCGGCTGGCTGGACCTCGCTGCGCTCAAGCGTTCGATCATCATCAACGGCGTGACGGGCCTGTGCATCACCAAGCTCGACGTGCTCGATGGGCTGACCGAGCTCAAGCTCTGCACCGGCTACATGCTCGACGGTCAGCGCGTCGACCTGCTGCCGATGGGTTCGGAGGAAGTCACGCGCTGCGAGCCGATCTACGAGACGATGGCGGGCTGGAGCGGCACGACCTTCGGTGCGCAGAGCTGGGACGCGCTGCCGCAGGAGGCGCGTGCCTACCTGCATCGCATCGAGGAAATCATCGAGGTTCCGATCGACGTCATTTCGACCGGTCCGGAACGCGATGAAACGATCCTGCGCCGTCACCCGTTCGGAGCCTGA
- the hisS gene encoding histidine--tRNA ligase → MTEKTEKKAKQQTLQAVRGMNDILPDEAEAWEHFEDIVRDWLRSYGYRPIRMPIVEPTPLFKRAIGEVTDIVEKEMYSFEDALNGEHLTLRPEGTASCVRAIIQHNLLHVAPLRLYYHGPMFRHERPQKGRYRQFHQIGIEALGFDGPDIDAEHILMCARLWEDLGLDDVRLELNSLGSAEERAAHRAALITYLEGHRDRLDEDGKRRLYTNPLRILDTKNPELQDIVEAAPKLMDYLGEESLKHFDGVQTLLKDAGVHYRINHRLVRGLDYYNRTVFEWVTTRLGAQGTVCAGGRYDGLVEQLGGRPAPAAGFAMGVERLLALWRESGAQVDAAVPDVYVVHQGEQAQRLAFRAAEALREHGFAVLTHCGGGSFKSQMKKADASKAQLAVVIGEDEAASGEVGLKPLRGPGGQQRVPLEGVADAVAACLFIDEEEEDGGI, encoded by the coding sequence ATGACCGAAAAGACCGAGAAAAAAGCGAAGCAGCAGACCCTGCAGGCCGTGCGCGGGATGAACGACATCCTGCCCGACGAGGCCGAAGCCTGGGAACACTTTGAAGACATCGTGCGCGACTGGCTGCGCAGCTACGGCTATCGCCCGATCCGCATGCCGATCGTCGAGCCGACGCCGCTCTTCAAGCGCGCCATCGGCGAAGTCACCGACATCGTCGAGAAGGAAATGTATTCCTTCGAGGACGCGCTCAACGGCGAACATTTGACGCTGCGCCCCGAAGGCACGGCGTCCTGCGTGCGTGCGATCATCCAGCACAACCTGCTGCATGTCGCGCCCCTGCGCCTGTACTACCACGGGCCGATGTTCCGCCACGAGCGTCCCCAGAAAGGGCGCTACCGCCAGTTCCATCAGATCGGCATCGAAGCGCTGGGCTTCGACGGCCCCGACATCGACGCCGAGCACATCCTGATGTGCGCCCGCCTGTGGGAAGACCTGGGGCTCGACGACGTGCGCCTCGAACTCAATTCGCTCGGCTCCGCCGAGGAGCGTGCGGCCCACCGTGCCGCCCTGATCACCTACCTCGAAGGGCATCGGGATCGCCTCGACGAAGACGGCAAGCGCCGCCTTTACACGAATCCGCTGCGCATCCTCGACACCAAGAACCCCGAGCTGCAGGACATCGTCGAAGCGGCGCCGAAACTGATGGACTACCTCGGCGAAGAGTCGCTGAAGCACTTCGACGGCGTGCAGACGCTGCTCAAGGACGCTGGCGTCCATTACCGGATCAACCACCGCCTCGTGCGCGGCCTCGATTACTACAACCGCACCGTGTTCGAGTGGGTCACGACGCGGCTCGGTGCGCAGGGCACGGTCTGCGCCGGGGGCCGCTACGACGGCCTCGTCGAACAACTCGGCGGCCGTCCCGCTCCCGCTGCCGGCTTCGCGATGGGCGTCGAACGCCTGCTCGCGCTGTGGCGCGAGAGCGGCGCGCAGGTCGATGCCGCGGTGCCCGACGTCTACGTCGTGCATCAGGGCGAGCAGGCCCAGCGGCTCGCCTTCCGCGCCGCCGAAGCGCTGCGCGAGCACGGATTCGCCGTCCTGACGCATTGCGGCGGCGGCAGTTTCAAGTCGCAGATGAAGAAGGCCGATGCCAGCAAGGCGCAGCTCGCCGTGGTGATCGGCGAAGACGAGGCCGCCAGCGGCGAAGTCGGACTCAAGCCCCTGCGCGGCCCCGGCGGCCAGCAACGGGTCCCCCTCGAAGGCGTCGCCGATGCGGTGGCGGCATGCCTGTTCATTGACGAAGAGGAAGAAGATGGCGGCATTTGA
- the hflK gene encoding FtsH protease activity modulator HflK, giving the protein MSLNDPRWGNQGNGDGKRGDDDRGANQGPPDLEDLWRDFNRRLSGMLAGKRGPRTGGDGNGPQLPKVSFRQFGGGMGVLAALVGAVWLASGFYIVDANQRGVVLRFGKYVETTEPGLRWRLPYPVETSDVVDVGGVRTVEIGYRGTERNKVLREALMLTDDENIINIQFAVQYILTSPEKFLFNNRYPDEAVTQAAETAMREIVGKSKMDFVLYEGREQIAAAAQESIQKILDRYDTGIQISRVTMQNAQPPEQVQAAFDDAVKAGQDRERLRNEGEAYANDVIPRARGTASRLLEEANAYRARVVANAEGEAARFTQVLGEYRRAPEVTRERLYLDTMQQVMTRSSKVMIDTKAGGNLLYLPLDKLMHSAGGQGGHESSPPAPAATAPAAGGARADSSADPRSRDVRDRERGER; this is encoded by the coding sequence ATGTCACTCAACGATCCACGCTGGGGCAACCAGGGGAATGGCGACGGCAAGCGCGGCGACGACGATCGCGGCGCGAATCAGGGGCCGCCTGACCTCGAGGACCTGTGGCGAGATTTCAACCGGCGTCTGTCCGGCATGCTGGCCGGCAAGCGTGGGCCGCGCACCGGCGGCGATGGCAATGGTCCGCAGTTGCCGAAGGTTTCCTTCCGGCAGTTCGGGGGCGGCATGGGTGTGCTCGCGGCGCTGGTCGGCGCCGTCTGGCTCGCGAGCGGCTTCTACATCGTCGACGCCAACCAGCGCGGGGTCGTGCTGCGTTTCGGCAAATACGTCGAGACCACCGAGCCCGGTCTGCGCTGGCGCCTGCCGTACCCGGTCGAGACCAGCGACGTCGTCGATGTCGGCGGCGTTCGCACGGTCGAAATCGGCTACCGTGGTACCGAGCGCAACAAGGTGCTGCGCGAAGCGCTGATGCTCACCGACGACGAAAACATCATCAACATCCAGTTCGCCGTCCAGTACATCCTGACCAGTCCGGAGAAGTTCCTCTTCAACAACCGCTATCCGGACGAGGCCGTGACGCAGGCCGCCGAGACGGCGATGCGCGAGATCGTCGGCAAGAGCAAGATGGACTTCGTGCTCTACGAAGGGCGCGAGCAGATCGCGGCTGCGGCGCAGGAGTCGATCCAGAAGATCCTCGATCGCTACGATACCGGGATCCAGATCAGCCGCGTCACGATGCAGAACGCGCAGCCGCCGGAGCAAGTCCAGGCGGCCTTCGACGACGCCGTGAAGGCCGGACAGGACCGCGAGCGCCTGCGCAACGAAGGCGAGGCCTATGCCAACGACGTGATTCCGCGCGCCCGCGGCACCGCATCTCGCCTGCTTGAAGAGGCCAACGCCTACCGTGCGCGTGTCGTCGCGAACGCCGAAGGCGAGGCTGCGCGATTCACGCAGGTGCTCGGCGAATACCGTCGCGCGCCGGAAGTCACCCGCGAGCGGCTCTACCTCGACACGATGCAGCAAGTCATGACCCGCAGCAGCAAGGTGATGATCGATACCAAGGCCGGCGGCAACCTGTTGTATCTGCCGCTCGACAAGCTGATGCATTCGGCCGGCGGGCAGGGCGGGCACGAGTCCTCGCCGCCTGCGCCCGCAGCGACGGCTCCGGCTGCCGGCGGCGCACGTGCGGACAGTTCCGCTGATCCGCGTAGCCGTGACGTACGCGACCGCGAGCGGGGAGAACGCTGA
- a CDS encoding DUF2065 domain-containing protein — protein sequence MGSKLLTAFALMLVMEGLVPFLAPAAWRETFLRLAQMANGQIRFIGLVSMLCGVVLLFLVM from the coding sequence ATGGGTTCCAAGCTGCTCACGGCCTTCGCACTGATGTTGGTGATGGAAGGCCTCGTACCGTTTCTCGCGCCAGCCGCCTGGCGCGAAACTTTTTTGCGGCTCGCGCAAATGGCCAACGGCCAGATCCGGTTCATCGGGCTGGTTTCGATGCTGTGCGGGGTCGTGCTGTTGTTTTTGGTGATGTAG
- the hflX gene encoding ribosome rescue GTPase HflX codes for MFERPDSGERAVLVQLDLNQGALDERLSELKLLTLSAGASVEAVVGGRRARPDPALFAGRGKVQEIAETLRANEADFVIFNHALSPGQQRNLERELKCRVVDRTALILDIFAQRARSHEGKLQVELAQLEHLATRLVRGWTHLERQKGGIGLRGPGETQLETDRRLLGKRVKVLKERLTQIEKQRRVRRRGREGHSVLSVSLVGYTNAGKSTLFNALTKAGAYAADQLFATLDTTSRRLYVGEGANVVLSDTVGFIRDLPHALVAAFHATLEETANADLLLHVVDSASEDREAQIEAVNGVLGEIGAGDVPYIMVMNKIDLTQVEPGVQRDEYGKIVRVFLSARTGEGLGLLRDALAEVARAATATPEGSDRSAADPTGYDPIQM; via the coding sequence ATGTTTGAGCGCCCCGATTCCGGTGAGCGCGCAGTACTCGTCCAGCTCGACCTGAACCAGGGCGCGCTGGACGAGCGCCTTTCCGAACTCAAACTGCTGACCCTCAGCGCGGGCGCAAGCGTCGAAGCCGTTGTCGGCGGCCGTCGCGCACGTCCCGATCCGGCGCTCTTCGCCGGACGCGGCAAGGTCCAGGAAATCGCCGAGACCCTGCGTGCCAACGAGGCGGATTTCGTCATTTTCAACCACGCGCTCTCGCCGGGTCAGCAGCGCAACCTCGAGCGCGAGCTCAAGTGCCGGGTCGTCGACCGCACCGCGCTGATCCTCGACATCTTCGCGCAGCGCGCGCGCAGCCACGAGGGCAAGCTGCAGGTCGAACTCGCCCAGCTCGAACACCTCGCGACGCGCCTCGTGCGCGGATGGACCCACCTGGAACGCCAGAAGGGCGGTATCGGCCTGCGCGGCCCCGGCGAAACCCAGCTCGAAACCGACCGGCGACTCCTCGGCAAGCGCGTCAAGGTGCTCAAGGAGCGCCTCACGCAGATCGAAAAGCAGCGCCGCGTGCGTCGCCGCGGGCGGGAAGGGCATAGCGTCCTGTCCGTATCGCTCGTCGGTTACACCAACGCCGGGAAGTCGACGCTCTTCAACGCGCTGACCAAGGCCGGCGCCTACGCCGCCGACCAGCTATTCGCAACCCTCGACACCACCTCGCGCCGCCTCTACGTCGGCGAGGGGGCCAATGTCGTGCTGTCGGACACCGTCGGCTTCATCCGCGACCTGCCGCACGCGCTGGTCGCCGCCTTCCATGCGACGCTGGAAGAAACCGCGAACGCGGATCTCCTGCTGCACGTCGTCGATTCCGCGAGCGAGGACCGCGAGGCGCAGATCGAGGCGGTCAACGGCGTGCTGGGCGAGATCGGCGCGGGCGACGTGCCGTACATCATGGTGATGAACAAGATCGACCTGACCCAGGTCGAGCCGGGAGTCCAGCGGGATGAATATGGTAAGATCGTGCGCGTTTTTTTGAGCGCCAGGACGGGCGAAGGCCTCGGTCTGCTGCGAGACGCGCTCGCCGAGGTGGCGCGGGCCGCGACGGCGACACCGGAGGGATCCGACAGGAGTGCGGCGGACCCTACTGGGTACGATCCAATTCAAATGTGA
- the bamB gene encoding outer membrane protein assembly factor BamB, with protein MKRSILPLLVAASLTALAGCSSLNPFSSSEPKPAPLTDIKPTAELRTVWQAKIGASGPYVFQPVVVGEDVYAAAYDGSVARFADGRAVWKVSAAKQLSAGVGSNGRLVVVVTTGGEVVALDAATGAEHWRVPVGAEVLAPPAVGDTMVIVRASDSRLIALDASNGARRWVFQRATPPLSLRSYAGVLLDSGAAIAGYPGGKLVAVSLANGSQLWELTVATPKGSTELERIADISGTPVLSRKDLCAVTYQGRAACFDASNGNALWSRDFSSSVGLDRDSRYVVVTDDNDVVQGLDGTSGATVWKQEALKRRAVSRPVLFGNFVAVGDLQGYVHILDRDSGAFVARSRADSSPILADLRRFGRGDGIVVQSRDGDVHVFEVR; from the coding sequence ATGAAGCGTTCCATTCTCCCGCTCCTCGTCGCAGCTTCGCTAACCGCACTCGCCGGCTGCTCGTCGCTGAATCCCTTCTCCTCGTCGGAGCCCAAGCCCGCGCCGTTGACGGACATCAAGCCGACCGCCGAGCTGCGGACCGTCTGGCAGGCCAAGATCGGCGCTTCCGGTCCCTACGTGTTCCAACCCGTGGTGGTCGGCGAGGATGTCTATGCCGCAGCCTACGACGGATCGGTCGCGCGCTTTGCCGACGGACGTGCCGTCTGGAAGGTCAGCGCGGCGAAGCAGCTCTCCGCGGGTGTCGGCAGCAACGGGCGTCTAGTCGTGGTGGTGACGACCGGGGGCGAAGTCGTGGCGCTCGATGCGGCAACCGGCGCCGAACACTGGCGTGTGCCCGTCGGTGCCGAAGTCCTCGCGCCCCCGGCGGTCGGCGACACGATGGTCATCGTGCGCGCCTCCGACAGCCGCCTGATCGCCCTCGATGCCAGCAACGGCGCCCGTCGCTGGGTTTTCCAGCGCGCGACGCCGCCCTTGTCGCTGCGCAGCTATGCCGGCGTCCTGCTCGATAGCGGCGCCGCCATTGCCGGTTATCCGGGCGGCAAGCTCGTTGCCGTCAGCCTCGCGAACGGTTCCCAGCTCTGGGAGTTGACGGTCGCGACGCCAAAAGGCTCGACCGAGCTCGAACGCATTGCCGACATTTCAGGCACCCCCGTGTTGAGCCGCAAGGATCTGTGCGCCGTGACCTATCAGGGCCGCGCCGCCTGCTTCGACGCGAGCAACGGCAACGCGCTGTGGTCGCGGGACTTTTCCAGCAGCGTCGGTCTCGATCGCGACAGCCGCTATGTGGTCGTGACCGACGACAACGATGTCGTGCAGGGCCTCGACGGCACCAGCGGCGCCACGGTGTGGAAGCAGGAAGCGCTCAAGCGCCGCGCGGTGTCCCGTCCGGTGCTGTTCGGCAACTTTGTCGCCGTCGGCGATCTGCAGGGCTATGTCCACATCCTCGACCGCGACAGCGGGGCCTTTGTCGCCCGCAGTCGCGCCGACAGCAGCCCCATCCTCGCCGATCTCCGTCGCTTCGGCCGCGGCGACGGCATTGTCGTCCAGTCGCGGGATGGCGACGTCCACGTATTTGAAGTCCGCTGA
- a CDS encoding tetratricopeptide repeat protein, with the protein MAAFDLDEQEQISELKAWWTQYGKLITTLAVAAALASVGWQGYQYYRNKQGAEAGALYFVVQQAAQRGDAQKAREAAGQVIEKYSGTVYAEMAALTSAGAQMAAGDAKNAKLQLEWVLDKGSDPALKDLARLRLASLLLDDGAYDEALKRLETAPGAALKARFEDLRGDVLAAAGKFPEARSAYQAAIDALAADQAEGGDSLREIVRVKQQALEG; encoded by the coding sequence ATGGCGGCATTTGACCTGGACGAACAGGAACAGATTTCCGAACTGAAAGCCTGGTGGACGCAGTACGGCAAGCTGATCACGACCCTGGCGGTTGCCGCGGCGCTCGCCTCCGTCGGCTGGCAGGGCTACCAGTACTACCGCAACAAGCAGGGCGCAGAAGCCGGCGCGCTGTACTTTGTCGTGCAGCAGGCGGCGCAGCGCGGTGACGCGCAGAAGGCGCGCGAGGCGGCCGGCCAGGTGATCGAGAAGTACTCGGGCACCGTCTATGCCGAAATGGCGGCGCTGACTTCCGCCGGCGCGCAGATGGCTGCCGGCGATGCCAAGAATGCCAAGCTGCAACTCGAATGGGTGCTCGACAAGGGCAGCGATCCGGCGCTGAAGGATCTCGCCCGCCTGCGTCTCGCGTCGCTGTTGCTCGACGACGGAGCCTACGACGAGGCACTCAAGCGGCTCGAAACCGCGCCGGGCGCGGCCCTGAAGGCTCGCTTCGAGGACCTGCGCGGTGACGTGCTGGCCGCTGCCGGGAAATTCCCCGAGGCGCGCAGTGCCTACCAGGCTGCGATCGACGCGCTGGCCGCCGATCAGGCCGAAGGCGGTGACTCGCTGCGCGAGATCGTTCGTGTCAAGCAACAGGCTCTGGAGGGCTGA
- a CDS encoding ATP phosphoribosyltransferase regulatory subunit has protein sequence MRWVLPDYIQDALPAEAEQLERLRRRLLDAFRSHGYQLVMPPLLEYLDSLTTGAGPDLKLRTFKLVDQLSGRTMGVRADMTPQVARIDAHLLNRAGVTRLCYCASVLHALPSSLTATREPLQLGAELYGHSGIDADIEIVRLLSEVMRLAEVPASRIDLGHVGIFRVLAARAGMVPEREETLFALLQAKDVPGLGELLAEVAEPVRSALLALPTLYGGAEVIEAARARLPQDAEIGAALDDLARLSEALADLPISFDLADLRGYHYHNGVVFAAYGSGSPAALALGGRYDGIGRAFGRSRPATGFSLDLRELALGLPAAPQAGAILAPAGGDAELAGVVANLRAVGEVVMTALPGHEGSWKEAGCDRQLIKRDGRWAVEALQGE, from the coding sequence ATGCGCTGGGTTCTTCCCGATTACATCCAGGACGCGCTTCCCGCTGAAGCGGAACAGCTCGAGCGGCTGCGCCGCCGGCTGCTGGATGCGTTCCGCAGTCACGGCTACCAGCTCGTGATGCCGCCGCTGCTCGAGTACCTGGATTCCCTGACCACCGGAGCGGGGCCGGATCTGAAGCTGCGTACCTTCAAGCTCGTCGATCAGTTGTCGGGTCGCACGATGGGGGTGCGCGCGGACATGACGCCGCAGGTTGCGCGTATCGACGCGCACCTGCTCAATCGCGCGGGCGTGACCCGCCTCTGCTACTGCGCGAGCGTGCTGCATGCGCTGCCGTCGTCGCTGACGGCGACGCGCGAGCCGCTGCAGCTCGGTGCCGAGCTGTATGGCCATTCGGGTATCGACGCCGACATCGAGATCGTGCGCCTGCTGTCCGAGGTGATGCGCCTCGCCGAAGTGCCGGCAAGCCGTATCGATCTCGGGCACGTCGGCATCTTCCGCGTGCTCGCGGCCCGTGCCGGGATGGTGCCCGAGCGCGAGGAAACCTTGTTTGCGCTGCTGCAGGCGAAGGATGTGCCGGGTTTGGGCGAACTGCTCGCCGAGGTCGCGGAGCCGGTGCGCTCCGCGCTGCTTGCGCTGCCGACGCTGTACGGCGGCGCTGAAGTGATCGAAGCCGCGCGTGCGCGGCTGCCGCAGGACGCCGAAATCGGCGCCGCGCTCGACGATCTGGCGAGGCTTTCCGAAGCGCTGGCCGATCTGCCGATCAGTTTCGACCTTGCCGACCTGCGCGGTTACCACTATCACAACGGAGTGGTGTTCGCCGCGTACGGCAGCGGCTCGCCTGCGGCGCTTGCCCTCGGCGGGCGCTACGACGGCATCGGCCGGGCGTTCGGCCGCAGCCGGCCGGCGACGGGCTTCAGCCTCGATCTGCGTGAATTGGCGCTGGGCCTGCCCGCTGCGCCCCAGGCGGGGGCGATTCTGGCTCCGGCCGGTGGCGATGCGGAACTGGCGGGCGTGGTGGCGAACTTGCGTGCTGTGGGCGAAGTGGTGATGACGGCTCTGCCCGGGCACGAGGGAAGCTGGAAGGAGGCCGGTTGCGACCGGCAACTCATCAAGCGCGACGGCCGCTGGGCGGTCGAGGCGCTTCAGGGAGAATGA
- the hflC gene encoding protease modulator HflC — protein MRDRMTVAAGVLLFAGALASMSLFTVDQRQFAVVFQLGQVKEVISSPGLNFKWPLIQNVRYFDRRILTMDTPEPERFITAEKKNVLVDHFVKWRIVDPTLYYVSVLGDESRARTRLLQAVNAGLREEFGRRTVHDVVSGARDQIMEDMRSRADQDARKIGVQILDVRLKRVDLPLEVSESVYRRMEAERKRVANELRSEGGAIAEKIRADADRQREVIVAEAYREAQQTKGAGDAKATGIYAQAYGQNPEFYSFYRSLEAYRESFASKNDVLVVDPSSEFFKFMKDSGGGKKN, from the coding sequence ATGAGAGATCGTATGACCGTAGCCGCCGGCGTGCTGCTGTTTGCCGGCGCGTTGGCCTCGATGTCGCTGTTCACCGTGGATCAGCGGCAGTTCGCCGTCGTGTTCCAGCTCGGGCAAGTCAAGGAAGTCATCAGCTCGCCCGGCCTGAACTTCAAGTGGCCGCTGATCCAGAACGTCCGTTACTTCGACCGCCGCATCCTGACGATGGATACGCCGGAGCCGGAACGCTTCATCACGGCCGAGAAGAAGAACGTGCTGGTCGACCACTTCGTGAAGTGGCGCATCGTCGATCCGACGCTGTATTACGTTTCGGTGCTGGGCGACGAGTCGCGCGCGCGCACGCGTCTGCTGCAGGCCGTCAATGCTGGCCTGCGCGAGGAATTCGGCCGCCGTACCGTGCATGATGTGGTGTCCGGCGCACGGGACCAGATCATGGAAGACATGCGCAGCCGCGCCGATCAGGACGCGCGCAAGATCGGCGTGCAGATCCTCGACGTGCGCCTGAAGCGCGTCGATCTGCCGCTCGAGGTGTCCGAGTCGGTCTATCGCCGCATGGAGGCCGAGCGCAAGCGTGTCGCCAACGAGTTGCGTTCCGAGGGCGGCGCGATCGCCGAGAAGATCCGCGCCGACGCCGACCGCCAGCGCGAAGTCATCGTTGCCGAGGCCTATCGCGAGGCGCAGCAGACCAAGGGCGCAGGCGACGCCAAGGCCACCGGCATCTATGCGCAGGCCTACGGCCAGAATCCGGAGTTCTACTCCTTTTACCGCAGCCTCGAGGCCTACCGCGAAAGCTTCGCGAGCAAGAACGACGTGCTGGTGGTCGATCCGAGCTCCGAATTCTTCAAGTTCATGAAGGACTCCGGCGGAGGCAAGAAGAACTGA